The Acanthopagrus latus isolate v.2019 chromosome 20, fAcaLat1.1, whole genome shotgun sequence genomic sequence TGTCAACAGACTACTAAGCGCATCATTATACACAACTACGATACAcgttttctataaactgatcaatgtacaagttgtgaagtcagagttagaacagtttgtaactaaagtcgTCCTGTAAAGACGGATTAGTGTCCCCGACAGCCTCTGTAGCCTCGTTTAGCCATCTTGTTAgcaccacctttttttttttttttaacttaagcGCCTTATAATTAAACTATGGGACATTTAACCATGTATTTTATGTTGCAGAGCAAAATACAGTAATTATCTTAAACCTgtggtaacacacacagaacttATTTCAGGCTTTTAATCCAAAATCAATTCAAAAacctcacagactttgagacgagggaaccgAAAGTGACTAATTTACGTGTTTTAGGCCTACAGACCACGACACTCTATAAGGTTTGTGGTTAACACAGGCTTaagagattttcacattttgttttacgacataaaatacatccaaaatctaattaaaaaatCTCAGGCTCTATGAATGGCTGATTGATGTTTCTAAACCCAGATTTGTCTACAGATCAACATAATAATTTAATGCtgggcagatttttttttaacatgttagTTGTTTCTCcctgtttacagtctttgtgctaggctaagctaagctaaccagctgctctCTAGCCTCATATTAAGCAGATGTAAAAGTGGTATTGTTCTTCTGTTGTGAGTCTCAGCAAGCTTAtgcatattttccaaaaatgtggaaaacactGTCTCCATAAAGAGCATTGAGGATAATTAAATATCTTTAAGTGTTCATGCtacgctttaaaaaaaaatataataagagtccattttcttttttagtggtctctgtggtgttttatgTCCgtgttttcaaaaaagaaaaaaaaagctgtaaatgaGAGAGCATAAAGTTCTGTGGTGGTTTCATTAGTGGATGAAAGCCTTTCccctcacagtgtgtgtgtgtgtgtgcaatttaAAGGAGCCAGACagcatgttggtgtgtgtcagAGATACATATCAGAGATGTTGGGCGACCAAATTactgcctttctctctcctcatggGTCAGACAGCTGTGGAACAGCTGTGTGCGCaagtgtgagaaaatgtgtgtgtgtcaggagtgAAAGGGAtgcagtgtttgtatgtgtgtgtgtgtgtgtgtgtgtgtgtgtgtcagagagcgAAAGATAGAAAAGCAGTGCTGTAATTTATGCTGCACCTCCGACCCCACAGCTCTTGGCTGCCAGCGACTCTGCTGAGGTTTGCTgacgtgagaaaaaaaaaagaaaaggcagcacatcagactccaccagagagagagagagagagagagagagaggaaagaggtgGGAGTACGAGACGAGGGTGGAGCGAGAAGAAGcagtgtgatttaaaatgtttgtttttacgtGTACGTTCACCACAGATTGGCGTCAGAGGGAAAGCCAAGGCGTTTAGAAACTCAAACTAACAAACTTCAATGAACACAAGAAAACCTTTAAAGTTCATTCTTGGCTTTGGAAACTAAAGGTGACAAAATCTCTCCACGAGGTTCATTTAGCAGCTGGTTTGGTGCTCTCAAGTCACATGATGttcatcagcagatggagaTGTAATAGAAGAGTATACGCTCAGATTTCCCCTTCAAGGAGACTGAATCCATGATAAGGCTTTAAGACTGAGGCTGTGAGTTAATTACCATCCAAGGAAACAGTTAACTAAATAACAATCTCACACAACCCCATCTCCAGGATAAATGTTGGTACGTATCTGAAAAAACAGGGTAACTTTCAACTTTAAATTTCGGTTTTACCTTTTACAAGGTCTGGTTATGTTTCAGCACAGGAACACACTCGATAAGGGGTTACAAAGTGACcgtgttttggcttaaaatgtcctgatgtaCAAAAAATAACCGCTTTTATTAGTTGGCGGTGCTCTCAAAGTGGTCTTGAGGCTACAAGGCTACAGCTAGTTAGCCCAGATTAACATAAATACTGCAAGtagaggaggaaacagctaaCACTGGTTAGTCTACAGGTTACTActaaacatactgtatcttGTTTGgttaattcattttttactgATGGTAAATGTTGGTAGGCAGATATGTCTTGTGTTCAAGCTAGCTGTTTGCCATCTTCATGCTAATTTCAACTCATTGCAAAAATCCCAGTGAAGGAATAATTTACTTTCATGTTGAGCatcagataaagagacagatacCACTCAAATAACTGTCCACTAAATACAAGGGTACCCTGCTgaaaaaaccagcatagaccagcacaaaaaccagcaccaaaacacaacacatgctgcTCTTTTTCCAGCAGGGTACTGCTAGTTAGCCTAGTTTAGCATAAGTACTGAAAGtagagggaaacagctagccctCTTACTAGCCATTTATTAATTCAGGACTAAGAGAAAGGACGCACAGTGGTTTCATGAAAGGTTTCGTGCTCaaagacagattttgttttgttggctaGCTCTTTCACCCATTTCCAGTctgtgtgctaagctaagctacacAATACCtccttttttcatatttaccTGACAAACACAGGACTGGGATCAAGcacattttcccaaaacaaTAAGGTCCTTTTACCCTCCCTGTTCTGGGGCTTTCGATCGTACCTCATGACCTCGAACCTTCACTTTGTCAGCAGATTTCAAGTCTTTCTCAATCTCCATTCCCCGTTCACTCCCTCAAACACACGTGAGGATCATCCCtgctgtctgaatgaactggaGGCTCAGTGTTCTGGGTTGGGTGAAGCAGTAATGCAACAGCTTAATCAGGCTGAAGGGAACAAACACTCTGACCTACTACTCATCTCAAGACTCGTTCTCTCcatcctgttttctctctgcggGCCTCCGCCCACACAGACCCATGAGCACTGATTGTGCTGGGTAGACGCAgagatgttttaaagtttttgtttgaatAAGGGTTTGTCCTTCTGTTAATGTCTCTTTGGAAAGAACAAAACACCAAATACACGATGTGTCAAAGAGGCAGCCACGCAGATTATTTGCATGTTCACGAAGGAAGAGCAGAGAAGGTTTGATGTCAGGGAACAAGTGGGAGGATGCTGCTACATCTTAAAAGTCATATGAAGAGTGAGCAGATGACTGTGTTGGGATGACTGGAAAGAAACACCGAGCAcgaaacagaggcagagattCTGTGTGATAATTAAATATGAGTGGTGAGAGTCTAGATTTGTCTTATTTCAAACATGTCCCATTAATCacaaagaccaaaaccaacaattaTTGACTGAAGCAACGGGTCGGTAAGTATTTCAGGACTAATGCACTgatggttttggtcttttcatgggatttattcaaaataattaaaatatgaaaccCTTATTTTTTAAACCAACATTAGAAAAACAGGATTTGCACAGAATTAACAGCAGAGACTGGTTTAAATTTGTTCGTTTATTTGGAACCCTTCTCCAAATCACGTCTGtaatttttccatttcacaaaatatttacaaaaaaagatacttttatgtcatttttttcctctttctgttgaCTGTTGGAACAGCTCCTTTTTAGGATGGTGACAATTGCTTACATCTCGCAGTCCAGTCGTTGTTCTTTTAGAAAAGGTTCATGAAAAAAGAGTCCTCCCgcccttcttcttttctttcatacaCTCATTTTAAAACTGCATACATTTTTATCCCCCCATTGTTCTTCTTTTGAGTGCTTTAAAAAACTCTTCCTTGCATGCTTTCAGCTGCAAACAGGAAGCCAAGAGCTCGTGTGCTTATTGAGAGGAAGTGACATCTTTGCCCTGCAGGAAGTACAATTACAGCATCATCAGATCCTCCAGATGCTTGATTGGTTTGGTCTGTCCAGTCTTGCCTGTTTCTCTTAAATCAAAGAGTCTCTCTAAACAAGCATGAAACCTACAAATAACACAAAGTCTTGTAATTACTAAATGGAAACAGTCTTTGTCAGAAGATTTCTGTCCTGTGGGAAGCCTGGCAGCAGGAAGAGAGCGCTAGGAGTGAGGGCTAAACTCCCAAAACTCCTTGAGATGCAGCTCTAGTGTCCCCCTGCGTGTCAGCATCTGTAGTCCAGGCATAACAAGGCGTCCACAAGTGCATTGTGGGTGTTCCATGGAAGAGCGTTTTGTGTTCAAGCCGTACGATCCATCCCTGAACTCGGCAAAGAAAGGAAGAAGTGCCATGACGATAAAAATCAAGAGACGCCACAGGGACCGCAGTCCCTTTTTTAAAGGATCTATCAAACAAAGTGAGCTGGGCAGAGAAAAATATGATGCTAATAACATAAGGCAATTGACCTCAGTACAACTGGAGGGGTGATTATATCAGAGAAACATGAGGCGCTAAACTGGAAAGGTCAAAACTGCTTGGTATTATCTCTTTTCCCTTTAGCGTTGGTGAGAAGCCACAAAGAGGCATGAGAAGATTTCCTaataaaagtttgttttctatCAATCCATCTCCTGCCCTATAAATAAAAAGACGCATGTCGTACTTTCCTCTCGGGCCTCTCTCgtttcttgtctgtgtgtgaaatgcTGAGCTAAGTTGTGCCAGAGTGAGCGGCTGTTTATGCATTTTTACGTATAATACACTACATGAAACACTGactaaaaataaaggaaataaaaagacaaagagatcAACCCTGCCCCCGAACGTGTATACATGTTctagatctgtgtgtgtgtgtgtgtgtgtttatagacTTTAatatctgaatgtgtgtgctgtataaCTACGTGTTTTTTTCCGGTTAATAATTCGGTAAAGGTGTGCTATTTTGGTGCCTGTCTTtatatccgtgtgtgtgtgtgtgtgtgtgtgtgtgtgtgtgtgtctactctGTTAACTGGTGACATAGTGCTTTGTCGAGGGCTGCCCATACAGCCCGTAGAaatctgcatgtctgtgtgtctgtgaggcgTCTATCCAGTCCCTCACTGCCAAGCCCTGCATGGACGGACCTCCAGAGGCCAAGCCGGGAGGAGGTGGGTAGTCTTGGGCGCTGACCCAGGGGAAAGAGCCAGATCGCGGGTATGGGGGATGACTGCGGTGGCCCGACACCGAGGGCACGCCAGAGCAGTAGCAGTTATCCATCGTGCACACCAGGATCTTCCGGCCGCCGTATTGAGGCAGCACGGCCTGCTGGGAGGAGTGCGAGGAGCTGCTGCCTCCGGGAGGAAAGTGCGAGGAGCCAAACACGGAGCCTGAATGGTGGTTGGTCAGAGAGCCGCTTGCGCTTCCTGTCCCGCCGCTCTCGCTGATGTGAGGTGGGCCGCAGGGGCCGAGAGGCTGCTGATTGGTGGACTGGCCCTCTCCGGAGGCTGAGCCCGAGCCCAGGTAGGGCTGTTTGGCTAACGACgaagaagaggacgaggaagaggaggaggagtcctTGAAACCTGGAGTGGCGTTTTTTCCGACGTTCCCGTTCCCCTCTGGGAAGGCAGTGGAATGTTTCCGTTTCTCGGCTCCAGAGCCGGAGCTCTGACCGCTGGGATATGCAGGAACAGACTGCAGGAAGGTcgagggaggggtgaggggagctgagagaggagagaaaagatggGAAGTCAGAGGATAattaagataaaaacacactccTGACAGTAATGTCCTGGATCCGTCTGAGATCTTACCTTCCAGGGTTCTCTTCAagctcttctctctttttgaGATTTCAGAGAGGAACAGTTTGGAGTTTAGATTCCCCACTTTATAAGGAGGGAGACTGCTGCCCACACATGCCTGAGACCTGCAACAAGAGCCAAGAGACAAGCGAGATAAGAAGTCAGCTTGAAATCAAATTATAGACCCaagggctgaaaaaaaaacttgattttagAACTCCGTCAGCTTCTCCCTCACCTGTCTGTGAGGATTTTAACAGGCTTGGTGTTTTTCATGAAGCTCAGCTCCTCCGCCTTACTGAAGGCTGTGTGGATGGAGCTCAGCAGCTTCTGGGCCTCGTGGCGCTGCTCGCCCAGAGCCAACACCTGGGCGGCGTTCTCCTGGCAGAACCGAGCCTGAGCCCGATCCAGAGCCTCCAGTGTCCGACCAAGATCCTCCTCCAGGAGCTGGTGCATCCGCTGGTACTGCAGACGCACCTCCTCTTTCAGCTCACACACCCTGTCCTGtagagaaacaaaacatcagtcCACTCAGAATTTCCTTTGTG encodes the following:
- the trim8b gene encoding E3 ubiquitin-protein ligase TRIM8b gives rise to the protein MPARTMMASDMAETWRNCFEEELICPICLHVFSDPIQLPCKHNFCRGCISEAWAKDSSLARCPECNHAYTQKPSLEKNHKLSNIVEKYNALSVEKATTPVLQCILCRRGPPLPAVKVCLRCNAPCCQSHVQTHLQQPCSALGHLLVEAEAVKAWTCLQHDEYRLYHCEAEQTAVCQYCCFARCHPSHGHAVTDVELRRNDIRQSLLRQQERVEERVQEIEEQLCKLDSDKCVVEDRVCELKEEVRLQYQRMHQLLEEDLGRTLEALDRAQARFCQENAAQVLALGEQRHEAQKLLSSIHTAFSKAEELSFMKNTKPVKILTDRSQACVGSSLPPYKVGNLNSKLFLSEISKREKSLKRTLEAPLTPPSTFLQSVPAYPSGQSSGSGAEKRKHSTAFPEGNGNVGKNATPGFKDSSSSSSSSSSSLAKQPYLGSGSASGEGQSTNQQPLGPCGPPHISESGGTGSASGSLTNHHSGSVFGSSHFPPGGSSSSHSSQQAVLPQYGGRKILVCTMDNCYCSGVPSVSGHRSHPPYPRSGSFPWVSAQDYPPPPGLASGGPSMQGLAVRDWIDASQTHRHADFYGLYGQPSTKHYVTS